DNA sequence from the Candidatus Palauibacter polyketidifaciens genome:
AGTCGGGCGACATCTTGAGCGTGGATGTCGGCGTCAAGCTCGACGGTCTGTTCGCGGACGCGGCCGTTACGATTCCCGTGGGAGAAGTGCTGCCGACGACGGCGCGTCTGCTGGGTGTGACCCGCACGGCGCTTGACGTGGGCATCGAGGCGGCGCGTCCCGGAGCCCAGCTCGGCGATCTGGGCTGGGCGATACAGACGCACGTCGAAGCCGGGGGCTTCAGTGTCATCAGGGAGCTGGTGGGACATGGCGTGGGGGAGGCGCCTCACGAGGAACCGCAGGTTCCGAACTACGGAGTGCGCAACCGCGGGTTTCGGATGCAGGCGGGGCTCGTCATCGCCATCGAGCCGATGGTTAACGCGGGCGGGCCGGAGATCCGTACACTCGACGATGAATGGACGGTGGTGACGGGGGACGGACGCCTCTCCGCGCATTTCGAGCATACCGTGGCGGTGACGTCGGAAGGCCCGCGCGTGTTGACGCGCGTTGCGAGTCCCGCGCGAGCAGCAGGGGAGGCCTGAGTTGGCGAAGGAAGAACCGATCCAGATGACGGGGGAGGTCGCCGAGGCGCTTCCCAACGCGATGTTTCGCGTGGAGTTGGAGAACGGGCATCAGATCGTCTGCCACGTCTCCGGCAAGATTCGAATGAACTACATACGGATCCTGCCGGGGGACCGGGTTGCGGTCGAGCTGTCGCCCTACGATTTGACGAGAGGGCGGATCACGTACCGGTACAAGTGAACCGGCGCAAGCGGTGGTTGTGACGATGGAATTTGTTCGGATCGGTTCAGGCTGGTATTTTGAAGGGTTGCCATCGAACCGCCACGAGAGGACGGTAGCATGAAAGTTCGTTCGAGCGTCAGGCGAATTTGCGAGCACTGCAAGATTATCCGCAGGCGCGGTGTCGTGCGGGTGATCTGCAGTCGAAATCCGAAGTGCAAGCAGCGGCAGGGATAGGCAGGAAACCATGGCACGCATAGCCGGAGTCGATCTCCCGCGGAACAAGCGGATTGAGGTGGGCCTCACATACATCTACGGAATCGGCCACTCGACGGCGCGCAACATCCTGGCCGAAACGGGCGTGGATGGGGATGTTCGCGTCTACCAGCTGTCCGACGACGACGTCAACAAGCTGCGCCGGGTCATCGAGAACCACTACAAGGTCGAGGGTGCGCTGCGTACCGAGACCTCGATGAACGTCAAGCGTCTGATGGACATCGGATGCTATCGCGGGATGCGGCACAGGCGGAATCTGCCCGTGCGCGGCCAGCGAACGCACACCAACGCCCGGACCCGCAAGGGGCCGCGGCGCGCCGTGGCCGGCAAGAAGAAGGCGCCCCGGAAGTAGGGCGCCCGGAAGCAGACGCGACAACCACGTTCGGTCCAAACGGAGGACGCGCAGGGAATGGCAAAGCGGGTAAGAAAGAAGAAGCGCCAGGTCGATGCCGAGGGCGTCGCCCACATCAAGGCGACCTTCAACAATACGATCATCACGATCACGACTCTGACGGGGGACACCGTCGCCTGGGCCAGCGCCGGCAAGGCGGGGTTCAAGGGCTCCAAGAAGTCCACGCCCTTTGCCGCCACCATCGCGGCCGAGACGGTGGGACGCGAGGCCGCCGGCATGGGGATGCGGCGGGTCCACGTGGAGGTGCAGGGCCCCGGGTCGGGACGTGAGTCGGCGATTCAGGCGCTGCAGGCGGCCGGCCTCGCGATCCGTTCGATCAAGGACGTGACGCCGATTCCGCATAACGGATGCCGTCCGCCGAAGAAGCGGAGGGTATAGATGGCTCGCTACACGGGACCCGTTTGCCGGCTGTGCCGGCGCGAGGGAGAGAAGCTCTTCCTCAAGGGGAAGCGCTGTTTCACCGAGAAATGCGCGATCGAGCGACGCGCGTTTCCCCCCGGTCAGCACGGCGGCGGCCGCCGTCGACGGCGCCAGTCGGAGTACGCCGTGCAGTTGCGGGAAAAGCAGAAGGTAAAGCGGATCTACGGACTCGCGGAGAAGCAGTTCCGCTCTCTCTTCACGAAGGCGTCCCGCGTCCCGGGCGTCACGGGCGAGAACCTGCTCGTCGCGCTCGAGAGCCGGCTCGACAATATCGTCTACCGGCTCGGCTTCGCGCCTTCCCGCAAGGCGGCGCGGCAGCTCATTCGGCATCGACACGTGCGGGTCGAAGGGGCGACGGTCGACGTGCCGAGCTATTCCGTGGGGCCCGGCGCGGAAGTGTCGGTGGCGCCGAAGGCACGGAAGTTGCCGGTGGTGATCGAGGCGATCGAGGATCGCCGGTCGCGCGATCAGTTGTCGTGGCTGGGGGTCGACTATGACGCGGCGAGCGGGCGGATGCTCGAGCGCCCGTCCCGGTCCGACATTCCACTCGCCGTCGAAGAACAGTTGATCGTCGAACTCTACAGCAAGTAGGCGCCGCGCGGCCGGCGCGTTCCCCCGCATCCGGCCCGCGGAAGTCGCTGAGCGAAAACAGGGAGTGAAGTGCATATGACGGTGTCGGTAGATCTCGCGGGTCTCGTGCTTCCGGAAGCGATGGAGGAACAGAGGCGATCCCCCAGTGGGGCGCGCGCGTCGTTTCTTCTCCAGCCGCTGGAGCGCGGGTTCGGACACACGATCGGCAACTCGATCCGGCGGATCATGTTGTCCTCGCTTCCCGGGGTGGCCGTTTGGGCCTTCCGGGCGGACGGCGTTCAACATGAACACCAGACGGTCGACGGGGTCGCGGAGGATGTACATCAGATCATCCAGAACCTGAAGCGTCTGGTTCTGGTGATGGACGAGGACAAGGAAGACGCGAAGCTCTCGCTGACGGCGCACAAGGCCGGCCCGGTAACGGCGGAGCAGATCGTGGAGCATGCATCGGTTCAGGTGGTGAATCCGGACCTCGTGCTCTTCACGCTGCAGGAGGACTTGCCCGAGAAACGTCCTCTCACCTTCGACCTGTGGGTGAATCGCGGCCGCGGCTTCGTCATGGCGGAGCACCATGCGCCTCCCGAGGAGACCGAGGCCAGGCGTGACTTCCCGGTCGGGACGATCCGGATAGACGCCGTTTACAATCCCGTGACCCGCGCGAATTTCGATGTAAGGGAGACCCGGGTCGGCCAGCGCACCGACTTCGACCGGCTCGAGGTGGACGTCGAGACGAACGGAGCCCTGAATCCGGCGGAGGCGGTTTCGCAGGCGGCGGAGATCGTCCGGCTGCACCTGTCGTATTTCAGTCAGATGGGGACGGTGCCCACACTGCCGGAGGCCGTCGAGGCGGTTCAGGAGGAGAGGGCGAAGGAGCCGGTCGATTCGGGACTCGTCGAGCTGCTCGAACGCTCGCTCGAGGAGTTCAGCGAGGTCTCGGCCCGCTCGAGGAATACGCTCGAAAAGCAGGGCGTCACGACGCTGGGCGATGTCGTCACACGGTCGCGTGACGATATTCTGGGGCTGGAGAATTTTGGAGAGAAGTCTCTCGAGGAGCTTGCGGAGGTCCTCGGCCGGCACGGACTCCGGTTCGGCATGTCGTTCCTGCGGGATGAAGAGGGGAACCTCTACCTGAAGGAAGATCTGGCGGGGAACGGAGCTCGGAGCGACGATGAGGCATAGAAAGAAGGGGCGGGAACTCAGTCGGACGCGCAGCCATCGGAAGGCGATGCTGCGGAACATGGCGACGAGTCTCATCCTGCACGAGCGGATCCGTACGACCGAGGCGAAGGCGAAGGAGTTGCGGCCGTTCGCCGAAAAGCTCATCACTTTGGCGAAGAGAGGCGATCTGCACAGCAGGCAGCTGGCCGGCCGGCAGATCGCGGACCGCGCCGCGCTGCGGAAGCTCTTCGAGAAGATCGGCCCGCGTTTCGAACAGCGACCGGGCGGATACACGAGGATTCTGAAGCTGGGCGCGCGGAAGGGTGACGGAGCGGAGTTGGCGCTCATCGAATTCACCGATCGCGAGGCGTGAGGAACCGGGAGGAGAGACATGTCCAACAAGGGTGAAGGTGGACTCGGCGTCATCCTGAGCATCGTCGCGCTGGCGGCCATCGGAGGGTTCATGTATTGGCTGAACCTCCAGTCGCGCGACATCGAGGAGGCACGCGCCGCAGCCGAAGCGGCCGAGATCGAGGCGGCCCGTGATCTGGACGCGTCCGACCTCCTGGCCAATCCGCAGGGAGCCGTCAATCGCCGCGTGGTGATCGAAGGAATCCGCGTCGCGACCGGTCTGGGACAGGGCGCGTTTGCTCTCCAGCTTGCCCCGGGCGTCGCCTATCCCGTGCTGTTGGAACCCGATCCGATCCAGATCCTCAGGATGACGGAAACCACGATCTACGGCGGCGACAGCGTCGCCGTCTCGGGGCAGATCTATACATTCAACGATTCGATCGCCGGCGTCTGGGTCGAGTCCGGAGCGGTTCAGGAAGGCATGGGCGAGCTCATTCCATCGTCCCCGACCTTCCTGCTCGCCGACTCCGTGCACGTGCACTGAGCGAATACTGAGCGGGTCATGGCGAATTTCTGTTACGTCTGCGGCAAGGGACCCGGCGTCGGGAACCACGTCAGCAACGCGAACAACAAGCGCAAGCGGCGCTTCATGCCGAACCTCCAGCGGGTGAAGATCGTGGATGGTTCGGGTCGTCGTCGTGTGCTCGTCTGCACGCGGTGCATCAAGGCGGGAAAAGTCGTCAAGGCGTCCTGACACACTAGCAGCGGCGGTCCGGTGATCTCCCCCCCGCTCGCGGGCCAGCATGTGCTCGTCACGCGGCCCGCCGAGCAGGCCGAAGGCTTCCGCACCCTCCTGGAGGCCGCGGGGGCGACCGTAACGACGGCGCCGACCATCCGGTTGATCCCTCCATCCGATCCGGGGGCGCTAAGGCGGGCGGCCGCACGGCTGGCCGAGTACGACTGGATCGTGCTGACGAGTGTGAACGCCGTCCACCGCCTGGGAGAGGCTGCATCGAAGGCGGACTCGATGAGCGCGCCGGCGGCGGGCCGGTTCGCAACCGTGGGTCCGGCGACCGCGGGCGCGCTGCGCGCGCTCGGAGTGGCGGAGTGCCTCGTGCCGGCGGTCTATCGCGGCGAGGCGCTCGCCGAGGAGATCGTCGCGGCGACGGGTCCGGGGAGCCTGTCGGATGCGCGGATCCTGCTCGTGCAGGCCGAGCGGGGCCGACCCGTGCTGCGGGAACGGCTCGTCGCCTCCGGAGCGCGGGTCGATGTCGCCCCGGCCTACGACGTGGAGGTCAACCGGGACGTGCGCGACGCTCTCAGCGAGTTCATCGAACTGGGTCGCGGTGACTGGCTGACCTTCACGGCCTCGTCCGCTGCCCGTGCCTTCGTGGAACTCGTCGGCGCGCAGACCGGCGGCGCTCTCGTGGCGGCCATCAGTCCCGTGACCGCATCGACGCTCTCCGGACTCGGTCTGCCGGTGCACGTCGTGGCGGCCACCCACTCGATGCCCGGGCTCGTGGACGCTCTGGTTGCGTCCGCTGCCCGCCCCGGCCGTTTCGCGGCGACTCACGGCCATGCCTGAAGCCTCGTTCCCCGTCTCCCGGCTGCGCCGTCTGCGTCGCACGGCCGCCCTGCGCGAACTCGTGCGGGAGACACGGCTTGAGGCCTCCGATCTCATCTACCCCATGTTCATCCATGACCGGGGACCGCCCCGGCAGCCGATCCCTTCGATGCCCGGCATCGACCGCCTGAGCGTCGAGACGGCCGTCGAGGAAGCCGGCGCCGCGTTCGACGAAGGGATAAAGGCCGTCCTCTTGTTCGGCCTGCCCGCAAGCAAGGATGCGCGAGGTTCGAGCGCGGACGAGCCGGACGGCGTGATCCAGCGTTCGCTGCGGGCGCTTCGCCGCGCGCTTCCCGATCTGGTCCTGATCACCGATGTCTGCATGTGCGAATACACGGATCACGGCCACTGCGGGCTCCTCGACGGCGACCGCGTCGCGAACGACCCGACGCTTGAGCGGCTCGCCACTCAGGCCGTAACTCACGGGGCCGCGGGGGCGGACATCGTCGCGCCATCGGACATGATGGACGGTCGGGTCGGAGTGATTCGCGCCGCGCTCGACGAAGCGCACCTCGAGGACGTGGCCATACTGTCCTATGC
Encoded proteins:
- a CDS encoding uroporphyrinogen-III synthase yields the protein MISPPLAGQHVLVTRPAEQAEGFRTLLEAAGATVTTAPTIRLIPPSDPGALRRAAARLAEYDWIVLTSVNAVHRLGEAASKADSMSAPAAGRFATVGPATAGALRALGVAECLVPAVYRGEALAEEIVAATGPGSLSDARILLVQAERGRPVLRERLVASGARVDVAPAYDVEVNRDVRDALSEFIELGRGDWLTFTASSAARAFVELVGAQTGGALVAAISPVTASTLSGLGLPVHVVAATHSMPGLVDALVASAARPGRFAATHGHA
- the rpsD gene encoding 30S ribosomal protein S4, whose protein sequence is MARYTGPVCRLCRREGEKLFLKGKRCFTEKCAIERRAFPPGQHGGGRRRRRQSEYAVQLREKQKVKRIYGLAEKQFRSLFTKASRVPGVTGENLLVALESRLDNIVYRLGFAPSRKAARQLIRHRHVRVEGATVDVPSYSVGPGAEVSVAPKARKLPVVIEAIEDRRSRDQLSWLGVDYDAASGRMLERPSRSDIPLAVEEQLIVELYSK
- the rpsK gene encoding 30S ribosomal protein S11; translation: MAKRVRKKKRQVDAEGVAHIKATFNNTIITITTLTGDTVAWASAGKAGFKGSKKSTPFAATIAAETVGREAAGMGMRRVHVEVQGPGSGRESAIQALQAAGLAIRSIKDVTPIPHNGCRPPKKRRV
- the rplQ gene encoding 50S ribosomal protein L17, with protein sequence MRHRKKGRELSRTRSHRKAMLRNMATSLILHERIRTTEAKAKELRPFAEKLITLAKRGDLHSRQLAGRQIADRAALRKLFEKIGPRFEQRPGGYTRILKLGARKGDGAELALIEFTDREA
- the rpmB gene encoding 50S ribosomal protein L28 yields the protein MANFCYVCGKGPGVGNHVSNANNKRKRRFMPNLQRVKIVDGSGRRRVLVCTRCIKAGKVVKAS
- a CDS encoding DNA-directed RNA polymerase subunit alpha, which gives rise to MTVSVDLAGLVLPEAMEEQRRSPSGARASFLLQPLERGFGHTIGNSIRRIMLSSLPGVAVWAFRADGVQHEHQTVDGVAEDVHQIIQNLKRLVLVMDEDKEDAKLSLTAHKAGPVTAEQIVEHASVQVVNPDLVLFTLQEDLPEKRPLTFDLWVNRGRGFVMAEHHAPPEETEARRDFPVGTIRIDAVYNPVTRANFDVRETRVGQRTDFDRLEVDVETNGALNPAEAVSQAAEIVRLHLSYFSQMGTVPTLPEAVEAVQEERAKEPVDSGLVELLERSLEEFSEVSARSRNTLEKQGVTTLGDVVTRSRDDILGLENFGEKSLEELAEVLGRHGLRFGMSFLRDEEGNLYLKEDLAGNGARSDDEA
- the rpmJ gene encoding 50S ribosomal protein L36; its protein translation is MKVRSSVRRICEHCKIIRRRGVVRVICSRNPKCKQRQG
- the map gene encoding type I methionyl aminopeptidase produces the protein MIRLKSAAQIDAIAAAGAIVAEVLEMAAEQAIPGRSTGELDDMAEALIRDNPGATPAFKGLYGFPATLCTSINEEVVHGIPSFGRELESGDILSVDVGVKLDGLFADAAVTIPVGEVLPTTARLLGVTRTALDVGIEAARPGAQLGDLGWAIQTHVEAGGFSVIRELVGHGVGEAPHEEPQVPNYGVRNRGFRMQAGLVIAIEPMVNAGGPEIRTLDDEWTVVTGDGRLSAHFEHTVAVTSEGPRVLTRVASPARAAGEA
- the hemB gene encoding porphobilinogen synthase, with product MPEASFPVSRLRRLRRTAALRELVRETRLEASDLIYPMFIHDRGPPRQPIPSMPGIDRLSVETAVEEAGAAFDEGIKAVLLFGLPASKDARGSSADEPDGVIQRSLRALRRALPDLVLITDVCMCEYTDHGHCGLLDGDRVANDPTLERLATQAVTHGAAGADIVAPSDMMDGRVGVIRAALDEAHLEDVAILSYAAKYASVFYGPFRDAADSAPAFGDRRGYQMDVRNADEAIREVRFDIAEGADLVMVKPALPNLDIIRRVKDEFRMPTAAYQVSGEYAMIEAAGARGWLDAEAASLEAVLAIRRAGADLVVTYAARRLARAL
- the infA gene encoding translation initiation factor IF-1, with amino-acid sequence MAKEEPIQMTGEVAEALPNAMFRVELENGHQIVCHVSGKIRMNYIRILPGDRVAVELSPYDLTRGRITYRYK
- the rpsM gene encoding 30S ribosomal protein S13 codes for the protein MARIAGVDLPRNKRIEVGLTYIYGIGHSTARNILAETGVDGDVRVYQLSDDDVNKLRRVIENHYKVEGALRTETSMNVKRLMDIGCYRGMRHRRNLPVRGQRTHTNARTRKGPRRAVAGKKKAPRK